One window of Aliarcobacter lanthieri genomic DNA carries:
- the dnaG gene encoding DNA primase, which produces MIKKESIENLKNHLDIVDVVSQFIELKKSGANFKACCPFHGEETPSFVVSPAKQIYHCFGCGVGGDSIKFVMEYEKLSYPESIEKLASMYNFSLDYDTNISKKSDNKILEDISNFYKKQLLSNPNIKEYLESRGVFESYIQKFEIGYASNSNSTIDFLKSNHYNLNDAIDVGVISQGDNGLYSRFIDRLMFPIYSINSKLVGFGGRTLTNHGAKYVNSPQTKLFNKSKLLYGYHLAKDKIYKNKEIVVCEGYLDVIMLHQAGFNNAVATLGTALTKEHLPLLRRGEPKVILAYDGDKAGLNAAYKASLMLSQTSFDGGVVIFSDGQDPADMIKNRQIQEVEKLFSNPIPFVNFAIDYIVSNYDVNNPVEKQKALSESNEYLTTLSLLYQEEYKRYIAQKLNIKESLVKTINSKKRVNEVNLSKVDIAELCIIKAILEDPRRLDIVLDKVDASMFEFHKDEFKILLENINSNELNRIILNDKLESYDENRLNQELLVLLHKFYSNKLLALSYDNSLEFKEKVNLIRKIKDNLYELKQGKLIKFNL; this is translated from the coding sequence ATGATAAAAAAAGAGTCAATTGAAAATTTAAAAAATCATCTTGATATTGTAGATGTAGTTTCACAATTTATTGAATTAAAAAAGTCTGGAGCAAATTTTAAAGCTTGTTGTCCATTCCATGGAGAAGAAACACCTTCTTTTGTTGTAAGTCCAGCAAAACAAATATATCATTGTTTTGGTTGTGGAGTAGGTGGAGATAGTATAAAGTTTGTTATGGAATATGAAAAACTTAGTTATCCAGAAAGTATAGAAAAATTAGCTTCTATGTATAATTTTAGTTTAGATTATGATACAAATATTTCTAAAAAAAGTGATAATAAAATTTTAGAAGATATTAGTAATTTTTATAAAAAACAACTTCTATCAAATCCCAATATAAAAGAATATTTAGAAAGTAGAGGAGTTTTTGAATCATATATTCAAAAATTTGAAATAGGATATGCAAGTAATTCAAATAGTACAATAGATTTTTTAAAATCAAATCATTATAATTTAAATGATGCAATTGATGTAGGAGTAATAAGTCAAGGAGATAATGGTTTATATTCAAGATTTATAGATAGGTTGATGTTCCCTATTTACTCTATAAACTCAAAACTTGTAGGTTTTGGTGGAAGAACTTTAACAAATCATGGAGCAAAATATGTAAACTCACCACAAACAAAGCTTTTTAATAAATCAAAACTTTTATATGGTTACCATTTAGCAAAAGATAAAATATATAAGAATAAAGAGATTGTTGTTTGTGAAGGTTATTTAGATGTTATTATGCTTCATCAAGCTGGTTTTAACAATGCAGTTGCAACTTTAGGAACAGCTTTAACAAAGGAACATTTACCACTTTTAAGACGTGGAGAGCCAAAAGTTATTTTAGCTTATGATGGTGATAAAGCAGGATTAAATGCTGCTTATAAAGCTTCACTTATGCTTAGTCAAACTAGTTTTGATGGTGGTGTTGTAATATTTAGTGATGGACAAGATCCAGCTGATATGATAAAAAATAGACAAATTCAAGAAGTTGAAAAACTATTTTCAAATCCTATACCTTTTGTAAATTTTGCTATTGATTATATAGTTTCAAACTATGATGTAAATAATCCAGTAGAAAAACAAAAAGCTTTAAGTGAATCAAATGAATATTTAACTACTCTTAGCTTATTGTACCAAGAAGAATACAAAAGATATATTGCACAAAAATTAAATATAAAAGAGAGTTTAGTAAAAACTATAAATTCTAAAAAAAGAGTAAATGAAGTAAATTTATCAAAAGTAGATATTGCTGAACTTTGTATAATAAAAGCTATATTAGAAGATCCAAGAAGATTGGATATCGTTTTAGATAAAGTAGATGCTTCAATGTTTGAATTTCATAAAGATGAGTTTAAAATACTTTTAGAAAATATTAATTCAAATGAATTAAATAGAATAATATTAAATGATAAATTAGAAAGTTATGATGAAAATAGATTGAATCAAGAGTTACTTGTTCTTTTACATAAGTTTTA
- a CDS encoding tetratricopeptide repeat protein, protein MDNIVLEYRDPIIGVILIVFLVFLISFFTYSYGIYKEKRARKDYRKLSKRFELGKLKEDDYINLYKTYNLPFDSILLFASTFLHKGDYNKAISVYLALLEHVKDRVKKEELLELLGTTYLKGGFLQRAKEVFLKVLKFSPRNKNVLKNLMLVCEKLKDYKKAKEITQALEELNVDVKNDKIYFDSLLIINDSILSYEKRTELLYEIFKEKKIIERIFTTFLIQFNKEFFYNHISEFNCSKIIDILWYQSKNDIDFLKVDNNQFLKEILNAKNYINNLEGSSDFELDILILINKQKKDINASLNFEFICTSCKHSHPFFESRCPHCHTVFTLQVKHHLCKSFFQSNQSLQ, encoded by the coding sequence GTGGATAATATAGTTTTAGAGTATCGAGATCCAATTATTGGAGTTATATTAATAGTTTTTTTAGTTTTTTTAATCTCTTTTTTTACTTATTCTTATGGAATTTATAAAGAAAAAAGGGCTAGAAAAGATTATAGAAAACTATCAAAAAGATTTGAACTTGGAAAATTAAAAGAAGATGATTATATAAACTTATATAAAACTTACAATCTTCCTTTTGATTCTATTTTACTTTTTGCTTCTACTTTTTTACATAAAGGTGACTATAATAAAGCAATTTCTGTTTATTTAGCACTACTTGAACATGTAAAAGATAGAGTAAAAAAAGAAGAATTACTTGAACTTTTAGGAACTACTTATTTAAAAGGTGGATTTTTACAAAGAGCAAAAGAAGTATTTTTAAAAGTACTAAAATTTTCACCAAGAAATAAGAATGTACTAAAAAATCTTATGTTAGTTTGTGAAAAATTAAAAGATTATAAAAAAGCCAAAGAGATAACTCAAGCGTTAGAAGAACTAAATGTTGATGTAAAAAATGATAAAATATACTTTGATAGCCTTTTAATAATAAATGATTCTATACTATCTTATGAAAAAAGAACTGAACTTTTATATGAAATCTTTAAAGAAAAGAAAATAATAGAAAGAATTTTTACAACTTTCTTAATTCAATTTAATAAAGAGTTTTTTTATAATCACATATCAGAATTTAATTGTTCTAAAATAATAGATATTTTATGGTATCAATCAAAAAATGATATTGATTTTTTAAAAGTTGATAATAATCAATTTCTAAAAGAAATCCTTAATGCAAAAAATTATATTAATAATCTAGAAGGAAGTAGTGATTTTGAACTAGATATTTTAATTTTAATAAATAAACAAAAAAAAGATATAAATGCCTCATTAAATTTTGAATTTATTTGCACTTCGTGTAAACACTCTCATCCTTTTTTTGAATCTAGATGCCCACATTGTCATACTGTTTTCACTCTACAAGTAAAACATCATTTATGTAAATCTTTTTTTCAATCAAACCAATCTTTACAATAA